One segment of Brassica napus cultivar Da-Ae chromosome C3, Da-Ae, whole genome shotgun sequence DNA contains the following:
- the LOC125584507 gene encoding probable leucine-rich repeat receptor-like serine/threonine-protein kinase At3g14840, giving the protein MSLNLLLFPYFILISLILSGFASSQTLPKEEVDALRALATALKKSSWNFNVDPCDLTSSDGGWRNLNANSKQFADTVTCNCSSTVCHVTSIVLKAQSLQGFLPKEFAGLPFLQEIDLSRNYLNGSIPPEWGTLPLVNLSLLANRISGPIPKEIGNITTLKTLTLESNQISGNLPPELGNLNNIEIILLGTNYLTGDIPSTFSKLTTLTDFRISDNQFTGTIPDFIQNWTELQKLTIQASGLVGPIPSAIGTLVKLTNLRISDLNGPSSPFPPLQNMTLITSLILRNSNLTGKLPDYLGSMTTLKHLDLSFNKLSGPIPETYSALWNVDFIYFTSNMLNGEVPRWMVERGDNIDLTYNNFSKDQTTKECWTRNANMFSSTTTSPLAANNYSNVACMSYYICPKTFYGLHINCGGDELTVNGTMYDSDTWEKPFRDGSRTGWVSSNTGNFLDDERDLKVPTLWTNTSELKTAEPILYTQARLSAISLTYLALCLGNGSYTVKLHFAETMFSDNETYSSLGRRFFDIYVQGKLVVKDFDIVSEAKGAGRVVVKSFQVMITNGMLEIRLFWAGKGTQAIPVRGSYGVLISAVSVDPNFNVGGTSIGIIVGAAVASLVFLVLLIVGILWWRGCFRPKSQMEKDFKNLDFQVSSFSLKQIKDATYNFDPANKIGEGGFGPVHKGKLTNGTLIAVKQLSSKSNQGNREFLNEIGMISALEHPHLVKLYGCCVEGGQLLLIYEYLVNNSLARALFGPLETQIRLDWPIRQKICVGIARGLAYLHEESRLKIVHRDIKATNVLLDKELNPKISDFGLAKLDEQENTHMSTRVAGTYGYMAPEYAMRGHLTDKADVYSFGVVALEIVHGRGNTSARSKAETFYLLDWVHVLREQNRLMEVVDPRLGTDYNREEAMKMIQIGILCTSLVPSDRPSMSTVVSMLEGHSTVDVEELLETSFSRGNEKDEESVRAMKRHFAMIGGQETTNVTEPTRTNDGPFTSSSSSTADAGDLYPVKLDSAYWNSRV; this is encoded by the exons ATGTCGTTGAACCTACTTCTCTTCCCTTACTTCATCCTCATCTCTCTCATCCTCTCCGGCTTCGCGTCCTCTCAGACATTACCCAAAGAAGAAG TGGATGCGTTAAGAGCCCTAGCGACGGCGTTGAAGAAAAGTAGCTGGAATTTCAATGTCGATCCATGCGACCTCACATCATCTGACGGTGGTTGGAGAAATCTTAACGCCAACAGCAAACAATTTGCAGACACCGTTACTTGTAACTGCTCCTCCACCGTTTGCCATGTCACCAGCAT AGTTCTCAAGGCACAGAGCCTCCAAGGATTTCTTCCTAAAGAGTTTGCAGGACTTCCTTTTCTGCAAGAGAT TGATCTATCTAGAAACTATCTCAACGGTTCCATTCCTCCCGAATGGGGAACCCTGCCACTTGTAAACCT CTCACTGCTTGCAAACCGGATAAGCGGTCCCATACCGAAAGAGATTGGAAACATTACAACCCTTAAGACCCT TACCTTGGAATCTAATCAGATCTCAGGGAACTTACCTCCAGAGCTCGGGAACCTAAATAACATTGAAATAAT CCTTCTTGGCACGAACTACTTGACTGGGGACATCCCAAGTACATTTTCCAAACTTACTACGTTGACTGATTT CCGTATAAGTGACAACCAGTTTACCGGAACTATACCAGATTTCATCCAGAACTGGACAGAACTTCAAAAACT AACTATTCAAGCAAGTGGTTTAGTTGGACCGATTCCTAGTGCCATTGGTACTCTTGTGAAGTTAACAAACTT GAGAATCAGTGACTTGAACGGACCTAGTTCTCCATTTCCACCACTACAAAACATGACACTGATAACGAGCTT GATTCTTAGGAACTCCAATCTCACAGGAAAATTGCCTGATTATCTTGGATCAATGACAACATTAAAGCACTT AGATCTTAGCTTTAACAAACTAAGTGGACCAATCCCAGAAACATATAGCGCTCTTTGGAATGTAGATTTCAT ATATTTTACAAGTAACATGTTGAACGGGGAAGTACCAAGGTGGATGGTAGAAAGAGGAGACAATAT TGATCTTACTTACAATAACTTCTCCAAAGATCAAACAACTAAAGAATGTTGGACGCGTAATGC GAATATGTTTTCAAGCACAACCACAAGCCCTTTAGCGGCAAATAACTA CTCAAACGTTGCTTGTATGAGTTACTACATATGTCCTAAGA CATTTTATGGCCTTCATATAAACTGTGGTGGTGATGAACTTACAGTCAACGGGACTATGTATGATTCAGATACATGGGAGAAACCATTCCGTGACGGTAGTCGAACCGGTTGGGTTTCTAGCAACACCGGGAACTTCTTGGATGATGAACGGGATCTCAAAGTACCAACCTTATGGACAAATACATCAGAGCTTAAGACAGCAGAGCCTATTCTTTACACACAGGCCCGTCTCTCGGCCATTTCCCTCACTTACTTAGCATTGTGTCTTGGAAACGGAAGCTATACAGTTAAACTTCATTTCGCTGAAACTATGTTCAGTGACAATGAAACCTATAGCAGTTTGGGGAGACGATTCTTTGACATATATGTTCAG GGTAAACTTGTGGTTAAGGATTTTGATATTGTGAGTGAGGCAAAAGGTGCTGGAAGAGTTGtggttaagagttttcaagTTATGATTACAAATGGGATGTTGGAAATAAGATTGTTTTGGGCTGGTAAAGGAACTCAAGCTATTCCTGTAAGAGGTTCATATGGCGTTCTCATATCAGCTGTATCGGTAGATCCAA ATTTCAATGTTGGTGGAACCTCTATTGGCATAATAGTTGGTGCTGCAGTCGCTTCGCTGGTGTTTCTTGTGCTTCTAATCGTTGGTATTTTATGGTGGAGAGGTTGCTTTAGACCCAAGAGTCAGATGGAGAAAG ATTTCAAGAACTTGGATTTCCAGGTTAGTTCCTTCTCCTTGAAGCAAATCAAAGATGCTACATACAACTTTGATCCAGCAAATAAGATAGGAGAAGGTGGCTTTGGTCCTGTACACAAG GGAAAGCTAACTAATGGAACTTTAATCGCGGTGAAGCAGCTGTCGTCTAAATCAAACCAAGGGAACAGAGAGTTCTTGAACGAGATTGGTATGATCTCTGCTCTAGAGCATCCACATTTGGTTAAACTATACGGATGCTGCGTGGAAGGTGGCCAGCTCTTGCTAATCTACGAGTACTTAGTAAACAACAGTCTCGCAAGAGCACTTTTCGGTCCTCTAGAGACTCAAATACGACTAGACTGGCCGATAAGGCAGAAGATCTGCGTTGGAATAGCCAGAGGATTAGCTTACCTCCACGAGGAATCAAGACTCAAGATTGTACACAGAGACATCAAAGCTACTAATGTCTTGCTGGACAAGGAACTAAACCCGAAGATTTCGGATTTCGGTCTTGCTAAGCTTGATGAACAGGAAAACACACACATGAGCACACGAGTCGCAGGAACATA TGGATACATGGCTCCAGAGTACGCGATGAGAGGTCATTTGACAGATAAAGCAGACGTCTACAGCTTTGGCGTCGTGGCTCTAGAGATCGTTCATGGAAGAGGCAACACGAGCGCACGTTCCAAAGCCGAGACCTTCTACCTTCTTGACTGG GTACACGTTCTAAGGGAGCAAAACAGGCTGATGGAAGTAGTAGACCCGAGGCTTGGAACAGACTACAACAGAGAAGAAGCAATGAAGATGATCCAGATTGGTATCCTCTGCACCAGTCTAGTTCCATCGGACAGACCGTCGATGTCGACGGTGGTGAGCATGCTCGAAGGACACTCCACGGTGGATGTTGAGGAGCTTCTTGAAACATCGTTCAGTAGGGGAAATGAGAAAGACGAAGAGAGCGTGAGGGCGATGAAGAGGCATTTCGCGATGATAGGTGGACAGGAGACGACGAATGTGACTGAGCCTACTAGAACCAACGACGGACCATTCACTTCGTCGTCTTCGTCCACGGCCGACGCCGGTGATCTTTACCCTGTTAAGCTTGACTCTGCTTACTGGAACTCTAGAGTTTGA